One genomic segment of Komagataella phaffii GS115 chromosome 4, complete sequence includes these proteins:
- a CDS encoding Member of the ChAPs family of proteins (Chs5p-Arf1p-binding proteins: Bch1p, Bch2p, Bud7p, Chs6p) produces MLNSHSSQKRHKVVVPRIHEKTYGESLGFRTSILPSLKDLGPADLIHVSRLHKSSHKETGTYHYITGLDLSTVGGPIAYLSTIHLSDNSSKKSSSNNSVGTYCSWNCFTKGDLRIRKEFPAGNYSTSFIFGDRKKNALHNSGVTDRLWRETYVSSLIRALLFPDDPARHMPGMCQYNPVLSSTSAKYAVSELIYFLPKGYLVGCSNDVQQPTYVQNYLVDSLLKLVEITGLYDLALEKIEELISEKPTLNDEFRLLLVKLHLLNNNEVAAVGVLHEGLQVDPRDALLLNEQAKFVLKKNRPDLALTSASRSVAAAPAEFECWETLVKVHLRRKDYQSALLALNSCPMYSMRQSDIFKPLSPHDVEFPQPLDGKFEQIWNDAESKGPVFNNDGVLGLASKAEINATEPLLIRVYHSTRYSGTFKKSYALLAYLTKQIGWDEVLRLRSELFVMEEEYHKELNFQEEEEENDLEPGDQASRSESQTEKQFLNGKLEVPSSDTIHKTRSRSISPHKRDIASEKFKSKRLCERWLDGLFLSLYDDLMVGLVWDSERKSGGANLTHSALEWELIGLSCFRSCNFEAGIAALKTTLSANFSIFSALALLQLYDFYETDPAEFRRLNLRVNIPSNLNQDYILELIVKTLAWSYRWYGDFSPFLAKLISRAIERDGSQLLKNKVQSKFHAEGIPMIMDRYVVWLEQFHTGDL; encoded by the coding sequence ATGCTAAACTCCCACTCTTCCCAGAAACGACATAAGGTGGTGGTTCCAAGAATTCACGAAAAAACCTACGGTGAATCACTGGGGTTTCGAACCAGTATCCTTCCTTCGTTGAAAGATCTGGGACCGGCCGACCTAATCCATGTTTCTAGGCTGCATAAGTCAAGCCACAAGGAAACCGGTACCTATCATTATATCACTGGATTGGACTTGTCTACTGTAGGAGGACCAATTGCCTACCTTTCGACAATTCACTTGAGTGACAACTCGTCCAAAAAATCTTCCTCTAATAACTCAGTGGGAACGTATTGTTCCTGGAATTGTTTTACGAAAGGTGATTTGAGAATCCGGAAGGAATTTCCCGCTGGCAATTACTCCACCAGTTTCATTTTCGGAGACAGGAAGAAGAATGCATTGCACAATAGCGGTGTTACTGACAGACTATGGAGAGAAACATACGTTTCTTCATTGATCCGAGCTTTGTTATTCCCAGATGATCCGGCACGCCATATGCCTGGAATGTGTCAATACAATCCTGTTTTATCGTCTACTTCGGCGAAATACGCTGTTTCGGAGTTGATATACTTTCTGCCTAAAGGGTACTTAGTTGGATGTTCCAATGATGTACAGCAACCTACATATGTTCAAAACTATCTTGTTGACTCTCTTTTGAAGCTCGTTGAGATAACTGGACTTTATGATCttgctttggaaaaaataGAAGAATTAATCTCCGAGAAGCCTACATTGAACGATGAATTTCGCCTGCTGCTAGTAAAATTGCACCTTTTGAATAACAATGAAGTTGCAGCTGTTGGCGTTCTACATGAAGGTTTGCAAGTTGATCCCCGAGATGCACTACTCTTGAATGAGCAAGCTAAATTtgttctgaaaaagaatagaCCAGATCTTGCTCTTACCTCTGCAAGTAGATCTGTTGCAGCTGCCCCAGCCGAATTTGAATGTTGGGAAACTTTAGTAAAAGTTCACCTTCGAAGAAAGGATTATCAGTCGGCTTTATTGGCTCTTAACTCTTGTCCAATGTACTCAATGAGACAATCTGATATTTTCAAACCACTTTCTCCTCATGATGTTGAATTTCCTCAACCACTAGATGGCAAATTTGAACAGATTTGGAACGATGCAGAGTCAAAGGGTCCGGTTTTCAACAATGATGGCGTACTAGGCCTTGCTAGCAAAGCCGAAATCAATGCCACAGAGCCACTTTTGATCCGAGTGTACCATAGCACTAGGTATAGTGGAACCTTTAAGAAGTCATATGCGCTTCTGGCATATCTGACTAAGCAGATTGGTTGGGATGAGGTCCTTCGTCTCAGGTCTGAGTTATTTGTTATGGAGGAAGAATACCACAAAGAGCTAAATTTtcaggaagaagaggaagagaacGATTTAGAGCCTGGTGACCAGGCCAGTAGATCCGAGAGCCAAACAGAAAAACAGTTTCTCAATGGCAAATTAGAAGTACCATCATCTGATACAATTCACAAAACAAGATCTAGATCTATATCTCCTCACAAAAGAGATATTGCAAGTGAAAAATTCAAGTCAAAAAGATTATGCGAAAGATGGTTAGATGGGCTGTTCCTTTCTCTGTACGACGACTTGATGGTTGGACTAGTTTGGGATTCAGAACGAAAGTCAGGCGGGGCCAATTTAACACACAGTGCTCTAGAGTGGGAGCTAATTGGGCTTTCATGCTTCCGCTCTTGTAATTTTGAAGCAGGTATTGCAGCGCTGAAGACAACATTAAGtgccaatttttcaatttttaGTGCCTTAGCATTACTCCAACTATACGATTTCTACGAAACTGACCCAGCCGAATTCCGCAGACTGAACTTACGTGTCAATATCCCCTCTAATCTAAACCAAGATTACATCCTAGAGCTGATTGTTAAAACTCTGGCATGGTCTTACAGGTGGTATGGAGATTTTTCGCCTTTCTTGGCTAAGTTAATCTCTAGAGCAATCGAACGAGACGGGTCCCAGCTGTTGAAGAATAAAGTGCAAAGCAAGTTTCATGCCGAAGGTATACCCATGATAATGGACCGTTACGTAGTTTGGCTGGAACAATTTCACACCGGTGATTTATAG